A DNA window from Clavibacter sepedonicus contains the following coding sequences:
- a CDS encoding alpha/beta fold hydrolase, with protein sequence MSDTMEIGVETLAYDLSGDGPLVVLAHGMGDSRRSYRFLVPQLVAAGYRVANFDIRGCGESSTGWSGYSRTDIAGDLVALVRHLGGPAVVVGQSISGGAATIAAADAPDVITGVVELAPFTRAQSADLGGLLRATAHRAATVQLARVLLGGSLAGWMRYLDLAFPTKPADWAAESGRIRASLGRPERMAVLKAMAKTSPADAGARLGDVRCPVLVVEGSADPDWADPRAEGERILADLPAGLGDLAVIDGAGHYPHTETPDAVLALLLPFLGRTFAATTPGARA encoded by the coding sequence ATGAGCGACACCATGGAGATCGGCGTGGAGACCCTCGCCTACGACCTGAGCGGCGACGGCCCGCTCGTCGTGCTCGCCCACGGGATGGGCGACAGCCGCCGCTCCTACCGCTTCCTCGTGCCGCAGCTCGTGGCCGCCGGCTACCGGGTCGCGAACTTCGACATCCGCGGCTGCGGAGAGTCGAGCACCGGCTGGAGCGGCTACAGCCGCACCGACATCGCGGGCGACCTCGTCGCGCTGGTGCGGCACCTCGGCGGCCCGGCGGTCGTCGTCGGCCAGTCCATCAGCGGCGGCGCGGCGACCATCGCGGCGGCCGACGCCCCGGACGTCATCACCGGCGTCGTCGAGCTCGCGCCCTTCACCCGCGCGCAGTCGGCGGACCTCGGCGGCCTCCTCCGCGCGACGGCCCACCGGGCGGCGACCGTCCAGCTCGCCCGCGTCCTCCTCGGCGGCAGCCTCGCCGGATGGATGCGGTACCTCGACCTCGCGTTCCCCACCAAGCCCGCCGACTGGGCCGCCGAGAGCGGGCGCATCCGGGCGAGCCTCGGCCGACCCGAGCGCATGGCGGTGCTCAAGGCGATGGCGAAGACCAGCCCCGCGGATGCCGGCGCCCGGCTCGGCGACGTGCGGTGCCCCGTGCTCGTGGTCGAGGGCAGTGCGGATCCCGACTGGGCCGACCCGCGGGCCGAGGGCGAGCGGATCCTCGCCGACCTGCCCGCCGGCCTCGGCGACCTCGCGGTCATCGACGGCGCCGGGCACTACCCGCACACCGAGACGCCGGACGCGGTGCTGGCCCTGCTGCTGCCGTTCCTCGGCCGCACGTTCGCCGCGACGACCCCGGGCGCCCGTGCCTAG
- a CDS encoding TetR/AcrR family transcriptional regulator, with protein MPRAGLDAATVTEAGAALADEIGLAGLSMGAVAERLGVKTPSLYKHVASLADLQHRIAVLATTEAGDAMRDATQGRAGQEALTGAAHALRDYVTAHPGRYAATVGARSAGEGDPLDPARARTLDALSAVLHGYRLGEADRIHALRMLRSVLHGFATLEVADDFQMATDIDVSFGWIVAFLDGGLQATAGGGDARAS; from the coding sequence GTGCCTAGGGCCGGGCTCGACGCCGCGACCGTCACCGAGGCGGGCGCCGCGCTCGCCGACGAGATCGGCCTCGCGGGCCTCAGCATGGGCGCGGTCGCGGAGCGGCTCGGGGTCAAGACGCCCTCGCTCTACAAGCACGTCGCCTCCCTCGCCGATCTCCAGCACCGGATCGCCGTGCTCGCCACCACCGAGGCGGGCGACGCGATGCGCGACGCGACGCAGGGCCGGGCGGGCCAGGAGGCGCTGACCGGTGCGGCGCACGCGCTGCGCGACTACGTGACCGCGCATCCCGGGCGCTACGCGGCGACGGTCGGCGCGCGGTCGGCGGGCGAGGGGGATCCGCTCGACCCGGCGCGCGCCCGCACCCTCGACGCGCTGTCCGCCGTGCTGCATGGCTACCGGCTGGGCGAGGCCGACCGGATCCACGCCCTCCGGATGCTGCGCAGCGTGCTGCACGGCTTCGCGACGCTCGAGGTCGCCGACGACTTCCAGATGGCGACCGACATCGACGTGAGCTTCGGGTGGATCGTCGCGTTCCTCGACGGCGGCCTGCAGGCGACGGCCGGCGGAGGCGACGCGCGCGCGTCGTGA
- a CDS encoding TetR/AcrR family transcriptional regulator — protein sequence MRRRAEIVAAAVRVFGVRGYGAATIKEIADEVGVSPAAVLRYFRKEELLTEVLRQWDRQQPFVSEAAPGLPALRAFVDLMRYHVEHRGFLELYLTFATETSDATHPAHEYMRGRYARTIAQIRRRIDEAVALGQVPPMDDATLDYEAACFLAILDGLEIQWIHNPSLDLPALVGEYVEQSIARWRGGARAAVPPGSASWD from the coding sequence GTGCGGCGACGGGCCGAGATCGTCGCGGCGGCCGTTCGCGTGTTCGGTGTTCGCGGCTACGGCGCCGCCACCATCAAGGAGATCGCCGACGAGGTGGGCGTCTCGCCCGCGGCCGTGCTCCGCTACTTCCGCAAGGAGGAGCTGCTGACGGAGGTGCTCCGGCAGTGGGACCGGCAGCAGCCGTTCGTCTCCGAGGCCGCACCAGGCCTCCCCGCGCTCCGCGCCTTCGTCGACCTGATGCGCTACCACGTGGAGCACCGCGGCTTCCTCGAGCTGTACCTGACCTTCGCGACCGAGACCAGCGACGCGACCCACCCCGCCCACGAGTACATGCGCGGCCGGTACGCGCGCACGATCGCCCAGATCCGCCGCCGTATCGACGAGGCCGTCGCGCTCGGGCAGGTGCCGCCGATGGACGACGCGACGCTCGACTACGAGGCCGCGTGCTTCCTCGCGATCCTCGACGGGCTCGAGATCCAGTGGATCCACAACCCGAGCCTCGACCTGCCCGCTCTCGTCGGCGAGTACGTGGAGCAGTCGATCGCGCGCTGGCGTGGCGGCGCGCGGGCGGCGGTCCCGCCGGGCTCGGCGAGCTGGGACTGA